Proteins co-encoded in one Setaria viridis chromosome 9, Setaria_viridis_v4.0, whole genome shotgun sequence genomic window:
- the LOC117838189 gene encoding uncharacterized protein has translation MAWEEEAVEEEEYGEEMAASESEAEDVVVGQMPTVMVPKHIKKRSLKNKALSVTLDKKALRDFVTGFHKRKKKRRKEAQKVLQEKERKKRIEARKRRKQEKEIALYGRVLSSDDVELENEDIGDDGEEMENDEPLSEIKTYEDDGTRITVTTSEITCEDDDIGPRNVGPVSSYTNKNSSSMAKKNSSLGVKKKPQKRTFKNKSKAKKGDKKRGAVKGKRKGRGRK, from the exons ATGgcatgggaggaggaggccgtggaagaggaggaatacggggaggagatggcggcgtcggagtcggaggcggaggacgtTGTGGTGGGGCAGATGCCGACGGTGATGGTGCCGAAGCACATCAAGAAGCGTTCCCTCAAGAACAAGGCGCTCTCCGTCACCCTCGACAAGAAAGCTCTCAG GGATTTCGTTACTGGGTTccacaagaggaagaagaagagaagaaaggaagcaCAGAAGGTTTTgcaggagaaggagaggaagaagagaatcgAGGCGCGCAAGAGG AGAAAACAAGAGAAAGAGATTGCTCTATATGGTAGAGTGCTGTCATCGGATGATGTTGAATTAGAAAATGAAGATATTGGTGATGATGGTGAGGAGATGGAAAACGATGAACCTTTGTCTG AAATCAAAACTTATGAAGATGACGGGACTAGAATCACAGTGACCACCAGCGAAATTACTTGTGAAGACGATGATATTGGACCGAGAAATGTTGGCCCTGTGTCGAGCTACACCAACAAGAATTCTAGTTCAATGGCCAAGAAGAACTCCAGCTTAGGCGTGAAGAAGAAGCCACAGAAGAGAACGTTCAAGAACAAGAGCAAGGCGAAAAAGGGCGACAAGAAGCGGGGCGCGGTAAAGGGTAAAAGGAAGGGCAGAGGACGGAAGTAG
- the LOC117839201 gene encoding COP9 signalosome complex subunit 1, which translates to MDVEGEVPAAAAAAIANGLGGGEEASPAPFSAEQLDVEAYAAQYSGRTRLARLIFIADRCGVEAMQLEALRMAYDEIKRGEDVQLHRDVAVKINGRLGPRYGLDQAWVDTVARRAEQRKEKLENELNGYRTNLIKESIRMGYNDIGDFFYAHGQLSDAFKSYIRTRDYCTTSKHIVQMCMNVILVSIELGQFAHVTNYVSKAEQTPDSLDPIIVAKLRAAAGLANLETKKYKFAARKFVETGIELGNNYSEVIAPQDVAVYGALCALASFDRSDLKSKVIDNINFRNFLELVPEVRELVNDFYASRYGSCLGHLEKLKPNLLLDIHLHEHVETLYTDIRHKAIIQYTLPFISVDLNTMATAFKTSVSMLEKELAALITENKIQARIDSHNKILYARHADQRNTTFQRVLQTGNEFERDVKSMLLRANLLKHDYIQRTGPRKM; encoded by the exons ATGGACGTCGAGGGCGAggtccccgccgcggcggcggccgcgattGCGAACGGCctgggcggcggggaggaggcgtcCCCGGCGCCCTTCTCCGCGGAGCAGCTGGACGTGGAGGCGTACGCCGCGCAGTACTCGGGGCGGACCCGCCTGGCGCGCCTCATCTTCATCGCGGACCGGTGCGGGGTGGAGGCGATGCAGCTCGAGGCGCTGCGGATGGCGTACGACGAGATCAAGAGGGGGGAGGACGTGCAGCTCCACCGCGACGTCGCCGTCAAAATCAACGGCCGCCTCGGCCCTCGGTACGGGCTCGACCAGGCCTGGGTCGACAccgtcgcccgccgcgccgAGCAGCGCAAGGAGAAGCTCGAGAACGAGCTCAACGGCTACAGA ACTAACCTGATCAAAGAGAGCATCAGAATGGGTTATAATGACATTGGTGATTTCTTCTATGCTCATGGCCAACTTTCAGATGCCTTCAAAAGCTACATCAGGACCCGGGACTACTGCACCACTTCCAAGCATATAGTTCAGATGTGCATGAATGTGATTCTGGTTAGCATTGAGCTGGGGCAGTTTGCACATGTTACAAACTATGTCAGTAAAGCAGAGCAGACCCCAGACTCTTTGGATCCTATCATTGTCGCGAAGCTGCGTGCAGCTGCAGGATTAGCCAACTTGGAAACAAAGAAATACAAATTTGCTGCTCGTAAG TTTGTTGAGACAGGAATTGAACTAGGAAACAACTACTCTGAAGTCATAGCTCCGCAAGATGTGGCTGTCTATGGTGCCCTTTGTGCACTTGCTTCTTTTGATCGTTCAGACCTGAAG agCAAAGTCATTGACAATATTAACTTCCGTAACTTTCTGGAGCTGGTGCCTGAAGTAAGGGAGCTGGTTAATGATTTTTATGCAAG TCGCTATGGATCATGCTTGGGGCATCTCGAGAAGCTAAAGCCGAACCTTCTACTAGATATCCATCTGCATGAGCATGTAGAGACTCTGTACACGGATATTcgccataaagctatcatacagtacACACTTCCATTTATATCTGTTGATCTCAACACAATGGCAACTGCCTTCAAGACTTCTGTGTCCATGTTGGAGAAGGAGCTGGCTGCACTGATCACTGAGAACAAAATACAG GCCCGGATAGACTCCCACAACAAGATTCTTTATGCAAGGCATGCTGACCAGAGAAACACAACTTTCCAACGTGTCCTTCAAACTGGCAACGAGTTCGAGAGAGATGTCAAGTCTATGCTTCTGCGAGCCAACCTCCTCAAGCATGATTACATCCAAAGGACTGGACCAAGGAAGATGTGA